A window from Theobroma cacao cultivar B97-61/B2 chromosome 3, Criollo_cocoa_genome_V2, whole genome shotgun sequence encodes these proteins:
- the LOC18605164 gene encoding bidirectional sugar transporter SWEET12, which yields MGVFATDNPWVFISGLLGNISSFVVFLAPLPTFIRVCKKKSTEGFQSVPYVVALFSAMLWMYYAFVKSGAFLLVTINSFGCVVETAYIAIYIAYAPKQARMFTLRILLLMNFGGFCSILLVSRFLAKGSNRVEVLGWICVAFATGVFAAPLSIIRQVIRTKSVEFMPFYLSFFLTLSAIMWLLYGIFLKDLYIAIPNVLGFIFGLLQMVLYAIYRNSKTVTKEVEAPEHSIDITKLSTVMNSEVQEMSSEPDVAHDKSIGSCKVQNEHDQREKILEFANPNLLLGKCEA from the exons ATGGGCGTTTTTGCTACTGATAATCCATGGGTTTTCATCTCTGGTCTCCTAG GTAACATTTCCTCCTTCGTGGTTTTTCTAGCTCCACT ACCGACTTTTATTCGAGTTTGTAAGAAGAAATCGACGGAAGGTTTCCAATCAGTTCCATATGTGGTTGCACTCTTCAGTGCGATGCTTTGGATGTACTATGCCTTCGTCAAGTCTGGAGCTTTCCTTCTTGTTACTATTAATTCCTTCGGTTGTGTCGTAGAGACCGCTTACATTGCTATCTATATTGCTTATGCACCAAAGCAAGCCAGG ATGTTCACCTTGAGGATACTTCTGTTGATGAACTTTGGGGGATTCTGTTCCATTCTTCTTGTTTCCCGCTTTTTAGCAAAAGGATCGAACCGAGTCGAAGTCCTTGGATGGATCTGTGTCGCCTTTGCTACAGGTGTATTTGCAGCACCTCTAAGCATCATC AGGCAGGTTATACGTACCAAAAGTGTGGAGTTCATGCcgttttatttatcatttttcctcaccCTAAGTGCCATCATGTGGCTTCTTTATGGCATATTCCTTAAAGACTTGTATATTGCT ATTCCAAATGTTCTGGGTTTCATCTTTGGGTTACTTCAGATGGTGCTGTATGCAATATATAGGAACTCCAAGACGGTAACCAAGGAGGTAGAGGCACCAGAACATAGTATCGACATTACCAAACTGAGCACAGTTATGAATTCCGAGGTGCAGGAAATGAGTTCAGAGCCCGACGTCGCCCATGATAAAAGTATTGGGAGCTGTAAGGTACAAAATGAACACGATCAAAGGGAGAAAATCCTGGAGTTTGCTAACCCAAACCTGCTGCTAGGAAAATGTGAAGCTTGA